In Limanda limanda chromosome 3, fLimLim1.1, whole genome shotgun sequence, the sequence aggaCACCatgctgtttttctctctcctgatCTTGCAGATGATATTTTTGCGTACGCCCTGTCCAAGACCCTGACGAAGGTTTCATCGCCTGCAACCGTGGGACTCTACTCTTCATGTCAGAATCGAATCAACATGATCCTCGGGCAAATGGAAGGTGGGTGAACCGTGTGTCTGACCGTCAGAGATGGGCAGTATTTATATtacttgtatttgaaatacataTTTCAATAACTTTgagtattttgtaatttgtatttgataggGCCGATAAAAAATCGAACGTTATTTGTAACAAAATACTTTAGAGTggagtaattttgtatttaatataCTCAAAATACTTTCTGTGCGAATCAGAAAACAGTTCACGAGTATGCATCAATTAACAAAATGCAGTGaatgaacagaagagaaatctaaatcaaatcaatatttggtgtgACCACCCTTTGCCTTCAAAACAGCATCAATTCGTCTAGGTAGACTTGCACACAGTTTTTGAAGGAACTCGGCTGGTAGGTTGTTCCAAACATCTTGGAGAACTAACCACAGATGTTCTGTGGATGTAGGCTTCCTCAAatccttctgtctcttcatgtaATCCCAGACAGACTCGATGATGTTGAGATCAGGGCTCTGTGGGGGCCATACCATCACACCCAggacttcttgttcttctttacGCTGAAGATAGTTCTTAATGACATTGGCTGTATGTTTGGGGTCgttgtcctgctgcagaataaaTTTGGTGCCAATCACACGCCTTCCTGATGGTATTGAATGATGGATAAGTATCTGCCTTTATTTCTCAGCATTGAGGATATAATTAACCCTGACCAAATCTCCAACTCCATTTGCAGAAATGCAGCCCCAAACTTGCAAGgaacctccaccatgcttcactGCTGCCTGCAGACACTCATTCCTCTGACACCAACATTTCCTCAGTTAACCAGACCGTGGTAAAACGTGTCACAATAGCTCCTgaatcattatatattatatacccTCACTATTTATTCTATAAGTCCTGCCCCGCCCCTAAACAAAATTCCCAGTGATAACTTTAGAAGTTTTCGGATACTtcagctgacaaacaaataaacagcaatGAAACGTAACTTTGTTGAGAGATAACGAGAaagatcagttttattttaacatatttagttTCTTTCAGTGTTGATGCGTCAACTCTTTTGATCTGGAGTCAACTTTAACTTTTCACTCATCAGTCCAGAGCACCTGCTGCCATTTGTCTGCACCCCAGTTCCTATGTTTTGGTGCATAGTTGAGTCGCTTGGCCTTGTTTCCATGTTGGAGGCTTTTTGGCTGCAACTCTTCCATTACTGTTTTTTTCGGTTGCTTAAAccctaaaatcaaaagtattacacaattatcaaaaccttacactcaaggagcataacatgagcccagatctgcaccactataagcacaatgtcagcttcacactttttgcaaaacaatacacacagtgatttgcaaaacactaaacacacttgtacacattagacacagaagtatatgaagatgtcacttccttgcaattcctaagcactgactgtcaaatgaccaccccatgagccaattggttaaacacagccatcaggtgtgcaaacacatgattgcttaattgtagacacaccaatcaggtttaaACACTATACAAATGCAGCATCTGAGTTCACCTGTCTTCAACCAAACTGGAGCTtgtgctcaaaaaagaagaagagtgaaggtgagagggggaatccaatgtactgtataccagacctatgctgaactacacaatcttgtctttcactgtatttcggagagttttacagatggatgctgaggaaatcctgcatgaattcatatacacatgaggcagggttcaacctAACATAAGCAAGTaggagaggcagaaatatcATTGGCCACGGGGCTATAATCAGTGTCCCAGGGCAACGTGGGGGTAACATCACCCTTTGcgctgccattacacagaatggggtcctcctccgTCACGCCAGTAGGGGcccttacaacacacctcacattctcacatttttggagcgattgcacaacatcgtcacagcagtaaaccacgGGCACCAGATGCAATACACTGGCATCTTGGTAAATGTGTcattccacctctctgctctggtccagaactggtttcaacaccatccacagtttacagCACTATACTTTCCAGCATACTCTCcgtttctaaacccaatcaaagagtttttctctgcatgggggtggggggtttacGATCTCCGGCCCCAGGCTCAGGTAGTCCTCATTCcaggtttcaatgaggggtactgaattttctgcttgtctgatatttgctgagcttacagtgttatgcacactcctgtatagcatgaaaactgggacatgttttgttttgattctcaatgttgactgatttgggtatatggagagaaataaattctattttcatgagtctgcagcatcggtgttgtgtagagttttgtgaatatattgtctatttgcactttctctgtgtacttcacttacaggactctattcactgagaactggaattgctaaaagtgttttaggttagcagcagcagtgtgtaactggttcaaacagaattaagtcatatgaaacgtgtgtgtttcatatggtaacaaaatatgtttttgacaaattagtgtatagtttttaaaagagtgtttcattttgcaaaggatctgaggtgttctggtgattgggtgtgtggttgtgccaattgtgtttagtgttttgaaacaccgggccctgttttgaaaatcgtgcttaagcaatcgaaAAAAATTGTAAGACCACTTCTGATCAGACTTCTCCGGACAGTAGATGGGTGTACATGGGTCCCACTTGTCTCTGCCAGTTCTGAGCTGATGGCACTGCTTGACATCTTCCGATTTCGAAGGGAAATAAGCttgatgtatttttcatctgctgcactAAGTTTCCTTGGCCGACCACTGCGTCTATGATCCTCAACGTTGCCCGTTTCATTGTGCTTCTTCAAAAGAGCTTGAACAGCACATCTGGAAACCCCAGTCTGCTTTGAAATCTTTGTCTGGGAGAGACCTTGCTGATGCAGTATAACTACCTTGTGTCTTGTTGCTGTGCTCAGTCTTGCCATGGTGTATGACCTGTGACATCAAACTGTCTTTCACAACCTCACATTGGAAGCAGAGTTTGTTCCTCACCCAGTTTGAAGCCTCCTAcacagctgtttctgtttcagttaaTGACTTTATGTTTCAACCTACATGTGAAATTGATGATCATTAGCACCTGTTTGGTATAATTGGTTGCTCATACACCTAACTATAATCCTACAAAATCCCTAACTTTGTGCAAGTGCACCTATAAGAATTAATGCTGGTTTGAAGGCAAAGGGTAGTAACACCaagtattgatttgatttagatttttcttttgctgCTCACTGTGCattttgatatttgatgaaattaaactgttaacacttttcaaagcaTTCTTAGTTTACAGCATTTTTTCACACCTGCCTAAAACTTTTGCGcagtactgtatatatacataatcaATCAATTGTCACTGACATTCTGTGACTGTTCTTCCTTTTTTGGGGTTCACCAGAGCTTTGTGTACATTATATAGCCCAAACCTGAATCCTCTGCTATACCAAATTGTGAGAAAACGGAAAatccagaaaaagtattttctatattttaaatacaaaatacatgtattgtattttgttacattttgtggcaccagtattttgtattttattttgatacatttatttgaggggtattttgtatcaaaatacattttgatgtatttttgcccATCCCCGCTGACCGTATGCATCCCAGCATGTTGTCCTTTCATGTGCTGGATGATTCATATATTCACAATCGACAAtcaaaaaccaataaaaaacgcaatgttaatgaaagtgatgaaaaattcctggatcagcCCCAAAGCTACATCTAATGGGTTCTTTCGTGGCTCATTCACCATTTCTACCTAGGTGGTCACAtatccattcagtagtttttacaTCCTGTTGACaatcaaaccaaccaacaaaaaaacaaggatTGAGGTCAAAACATCCTTCACATAGCCTATAAAAACTCACATATTCAGAGACATCAGAACACGTAGTCACCTTGTACATTCGACTATCTGAGGATTCCAACATAAAAggttttatttcatatgtggCGTACATGACATTGAACAGGCTGAATGGAacatgtgcagctgcagcaccgAGCTCAAAGAGAAAAGTTTAAGGTTGTCTATTTGTTCCCCCGAAGGTTTAACACTACAGGGTTGCTGTAAcgatttctttttaaaccttgGCAGAAAATATTCCAGATGTTGGAACAGACTTGATGGTCACATCATaatcatttttctttatttctaataACTTTGTATTTCTGCAGAGGAGTCAGGCTGATGTTTTCCCCGAAGCAGATTATGGTTTTAGTGACAAGCCTCACAACATGTCCTTTAACATGTTGTGAGATTTATCTGCCTTGATTCATATCTTTTATGCCAACATGCACATATGTTTTCCCTCAGTGTTCATGGACGAGGAGGCGGTGAAGATCGAGAATGAACACAAAGGAAAACCTCGCTCGGCTAAACAGTCACTCACAAGCTTCTTTGGACTCATTGGCCGAATGCTCTTCTACAGGCCTGTTTGGACCAAGACCAACCAGCAGCTCCAAGACATCCGGTTCGTTTATGTAGATTTCAGTGCCTGGCATTTCGCAGGCAGTGACCTGCTTTGGGCCGGGCTAGCCATACGACTGTTTCAGGCCATGCAGATAAACTTTGGGAGATTACAGCTTGCACTCTACCGTGTGTGTCAACATGATGAAGAGGACGAATACAAGAAGAAGGTTTGTCAATCATCTTACCTTTTTATTCTGCGACCAAAGACAGAATCTACAGTCACAGCCAAGTGCTAACATCAGCATGCTGATATGCTCACAAAGTAGCCTACTTAGGTGGAGTTATTGGTACCAAAGAAGCGAAGTCAAGGTTAATGGCTATTTGGCCATTGGTCATAAAGGAAAATGCTGTAACCTATGACAACTAGATCTGTTGAGTTAGGTACATAACTGTTAAAGTTTCACACATGTGGCTTGTTGATGCAACAGAGATTTAAGACGGATGGGTAGATTAAATCTCTGCGGCAGACTTCTCATATTCCTGGACATAGAAGCCATATTTTGGAGAAAGGAAAATTTTCCCTTATTGATGGTCCCAGATGAAAAGTCGGAAAAACACAGGTACAATTCACCATATATCAGGAATGATATATCATGAaatatcatttaatttttttatctcGCAATTTAAACAGCTTATTTTGACTGAGGTAAAGTCAGGGATCAACAAATTCATTCGGATTTTTTGTCTGGGTATCTGGTTTGTATAAAAACTTCATGGCAAACAAATAATTGTCAAGATATTTAAATCAGTGAACTACCAACAAACCAATCAGCATTGCCATCTCCTTTGCTAAAGCCATGCCTGTGGTGTGTAACCTGCTTCtcattctgttttgtttgtacaAAATCTTGTAGATTGTGGAGAATGGTACGAACAACTGGAGGTCCAAGAAGATCTGCTGCTGCCCTTTGTGGTGTTTGGTTCTGGTCATTCTTGTGGTACCAGTCATCATCCTGATATTCCTTTTGACATTTGGCCTTCCCAAACCAGATGAGCCAGATGAGGAGGCGAATAAAGCAAAAGGTTCGGTGAATATGCTAGAGGGCCTGATCATTGCTTCGTTGGGAGTCCCAGCAGCAACTGCAGTCAAATTCACCTTTCAAATGGTTAAGAACCTCATTGTCAACCAGGAAAAGAACACTAACAAGGGTATGGACACCAAGCGGGTGAGCAGCCAACTTGGTTTCATGAATGAGGTGAGAAAGGAAATATGGTTCCTGTGTCGCTTCATCCAGTTTGTGGAGTTGTGTGAGGGGAGAAGGATTCGAGTGGTGCTGAAGATCACCAATCTGGACCGCTGCGCGCCAAAGAAAATTGTGGCAGTTCTGGAAGCCATCAACATTCTTCTTTCAGACGAGGAGAGTCCGTTTATTTCTATTCTGGCAGTGGACCCAGATATTCTTGTGCAGAAAGTGAACTTTGCAGACGACTGCTTCAGCGAAGAGGACAGAGCTCATGCATTGTTGAACCGCATAGTTACTCTGGCCTTCACTATCCCACCACTGTGCGATGAGTCAAAGCACAGTTTATATTACAGCCTCACTGGTAATTCAAAAATCCCTGAGGACATGAGCGCGGAGAAAGATAATCATAGAACAGGGGAGCCCAGAAACAAATCTTGCTCAGATGTAACAGAAGTACTTATTCCACTGGAGCAGTCGAAGTCACTAACCGATAGAACTACAGCAGAATTGGATGTAAAtgaagaggaagtagagacacTGGTGATGAGCATCCTGACCAGCAATAAAGGAAATTTAGACCAGTACATGTCAGATGATGCCATGTCCATGAGGAGGGTGATCAACTCCATTCGCGTGACCGTGATCATCATGATAGCCTTGAAAAAacagcttcctgaaccagaggaCGTGGCAGCATGGGTGGTCTTAGCCAATCAGTGGCCCTGCCGACTCAGCTGGATCATCCAGTGCGCGGAAGATGCTGAGCAGAGAGCAGCTATTGATGGTAAGAGCGTGGACGCCACAAAAACCCTGTGGGAAGTCTTCAGAGAGTCCAAGGCAGAGCTCTACGTGATGAGTGCACAGATCGAGGAGCTCCTCGAGCAGGACGGAgatcctgagatgtttgaaaGGTTTCTCACGGTAGATTT encodes:
- the nkpd1 gene encoding NTPase KAP family P-loop domain-containing protein 1; protein product: MYNPTKDDIFAYALSKTLTKVSSPATVGLYSSCQNRINMILGQMEVFMDEEAVKIENEHKGKPRSAKQSLTSFFGLIGRMLFYRPVWTKTNQQLQDIRFVYVDFSAWHFAGSDLLWAGLAIRLFQAMQINFGRLQLALYRVCQHDEEDEYKKKIVENGTNNWRSKKICCCPLWCLVLVILVVPVIILIFLLTFGLPKPDEPDEEANKAKGSVNMLEGLIIASLGVPAATAVKFTFQMVKNLIVNQEKNTNKGMDTKRVSSQLGFMNEVRKEIWFLCRFIQFVELCEGRRIRVVLKITNLDRCAPKKIVAVLEAINILLSDEESPFISILAVDPDILVQKVNFADDCFSEEDRAHALLNRIVTLAFTIPPLCDESKHSLYYSLTGNSKIPEDMSAEKDNHRTGEPRNKSCSDVTEVLIPLEQSKSLTDRTTAELDVNEEEVETLVMSILTSNKGNLDQYMSDDAMSMRRVINSIRVTVIIMIALKKQLPEPEDVAAWVVLANQWPCRLSWIIQCAEDAEQRAAIDGKSVDATKTLWEVFRESKAELYVMSAQIEELLEQDGDPEMFERFLTVDFQFTVKDLKTFEEVTVNLDHTIRKELAQMRGTSRLKDSGWMRDLAPLPITTIINMDTEGVCKELERMKYPSKYIDKVESNGLNGMALLFGNIDDLKDLLDMTYGEWATFRLHFLGSLSHLRAQNKNLLPTPPQPQNQLLRFKAHKQHHYSSTASLVSS